The following are from one region of the Microbacterium paraoxydans genome:
- a CDS encoding amino acid ABC transporter substrate-binding protein, with product MSRRLIAVTALVVAAAALTACSGSSTPASTDGESAAGSDFGLVKDGTLTVATEGTYRPFSFHADGGSGDLTGYDVEIIQAVADELGLKVEFQETQWDAIFAGLDAGRFDVIANQVSINDEREAKYLFSTPYTVSPGVIVVKEDDDSISSFDDLEGKTTAQSLTSNWYELATESGAKVEGVEGWAQAVELLRQGRVDATVNDKLTFLDYETTNSPTGLKIAAETDDAGEQAFVFTKDKEALVDAVDEALDKLRADGTLAEISEKYFGEDVSQ from the coding sequence ATGTCCCGTCGTCTCATCGCCGTCACCGCACTCGTCGTCGCCGCCGCGGCCCTGACCGCCTGCAGCGGCTCGAGCACGCCTGCGAGCACCGACGGGGAGAGTGCCGCCGGCTCCGACTTCGGCCTGGTCAAGGACGGCACGCTGACGGTCGCGACCGAGGGCACCTACCGCCCGTTCAGCTTCCACGCCGACGGCGGCTCCGGCGATCTCACCGGCTACGACGTCGAGATCATCCAGGCCGTCGCCGACGAGCTCGGCCTGAAGGTCGAGTTCCAGGAGACCCAGTGGGACGCGATCTTCGCGGGCCTCGATGCCGGCCGCTTCGACGTGATCGCGAACCAGGTGTCGATCAACGACGAGCGCGAGGCGAAGTACCTCTTCAGCACCCCGTACACGGTGTCGCCCGGCGTGATCGTGGTCAAGGAGGACGACGATTCCATCTCCTCCTTCGACGACCTCGAGGGCAAGACGACGGCCCAGTCCCTCACGAGCAACTGGTACGAGCTGGCCACCGAGTCCGGTGCCAAGGTCGAGGGCGTCGAGGGCTGGGCGCAGGCCGTGGAGCTCCTCCGCCAGGGGCGGGTGGACGCGACCGTCAACGACAAGCTGACCTTCCTCGACTACGAGACGACCAACAGCCCGACGGGCCTGAAGATCGCCGCGGAGACCGACGACGCCGGGGAGCAGGCCTTCGTGTTCACGAAGGACAAGGAGGCGCTCGTCGATGCGGTCGACGAGGCGCTCGACAAGCTCCGTGCCGACGGCACCCTGG
- the rplA gene encoding 50S ribosomal protein L1, with translation MATKSKAYKAAAEKIEADRFYTPSEAVALAKETGSAKFDSTVEVALKLAVDPRKADQMVRGTVILPHGTGKTARVIVFATGPAAEAAIAAGADEVGGAELIQKVADGWTNFDSAVSTPELMGQVGRLGKVLGPRGLMPNPKTGTVTPNPAKAVEEIKGGKIEFRVDKHANVHFVIGKASFSAEQLNENIDAALEEIVRLKPSSAKGRYIQKGAVSTTFGPGIPLDVNAI, from the coding sequence ATGGCTACCAAGTCCAAGGCTTACAAGGCTGCCGCCGAGAAGATCGAGGCAGACCGTTTCTACACGCCGTCCGAGGCCGTCGCGCTCGCGAAGGAGACCGGTTCGGCGAAGTTCGACTCGACCGTCGAGGTCGCGCTGAAGCTCGCCGTCGACCCCCGCAAGGCGGACCAGATGGTGCGCGGCACCGTCATCCTGCCCCACGGCACCGGTAAGACCGCCCGCGTTATCGTGTTCGCCACCGGACCCGCGGCCGAGGCTGCTATCGCCGCCGGCGCCGATGAGGTCGGCGGCGCCGAGCTCATCCAGAAGGTCGCCGACGGCTGGACCAACTTCGACTCCGCGGTCTCGACCCCGGAGCTCATGGGCCAGGTCGGCCGTCTCGGCAAGGTGCTCGGTCCCCGTGGCCTGATGCCGAACCCGAAGACCGGCACCGTTACTCCGAACCCGGCCAAGGCCGTCGAGGAGATCAAGGGCGGAAAGATCGAGTTCCGCGTCGACAAGCACGCCAACGTGCACTTCGTCATCGGCAAGGCCTCGTTCTCGGCCGAGCAGCTGAACGAGAACATCGACGCCGCTCTCGAGGAGATCGTCCGCCTCAAGCCGTCCAGCGCCAAGGGCCGTTACATCCAGAAGGGTGCGGTGTCGACCACGTTCGGCCCCGGCATCCCGCTGGACGTCAACGCCATCTGA
- the rplK gene encoding 50S ribosomal protein L11, which yields MAPKKKVTGLIKLQINAGAANPAPPIGPALGQHGVNIMEFCKAYNAATESQRGNVIPVEITVYEDRSFTFVLKTPPAAELIKKAAGVQKASATPHTVKVGKITKDQVRQIAEQKQADLNANDIEAASKIIAGTARSMGITVEG from the coding sequence ATGGCACCGAAGAAGAAGGTGACCGGCCTGATCAAGCTTCAGATCAACGCCGGTGCCGCCAACCCGGCGCCGCCGATCGGCCCCGCGCTCGGTCAGCATGGCGTCAACATCATGGAGTTCTGCAAGGCGTACAACGCCGCGACCGAGTCGCAGCGCGGCAACGTCATCCCCGTCGAGATCACCGTCTACGAGGACCGCAGCTTCACCTTCGTCCTGAAGACCCCGCCGGCAGCGGAGCTCATCAAGAAGGCGGCCGGCGTGCAGAAGGCTTCGGCCACCCCGCACACCGTCAAGGTCGGCAAGATCACCAAGGACCAGGTCCGTCAGATCGCCGAGCAGAAGCAGGCCGACCTGAACGCGAACGACATCGAGGCCGCCTCGAAGATCATCGCCGGCACCGCCCGTTCCATGGGCATCACGGTCGAGGGCTGA
- the nusG gene encoding transcription termination/antitermination protein NusG: MSERYSDDADWATAAEQSSEEDEAQEGNVLAAEELSVTSAEHVAVHVEDEDGEQETEDIDIDIDDPEADAIVNDALNLDEAAESEAAAEVLNDSVAEEVAEQEAEAADEVTPYEGPDVNGEDDRPAAESDDDESASEEDPYEAFRMDLRMLPGKWYVIHSYAGFERKVKANIEQRKSTLEVEDEIYQVEVPMEDVVEIKNGQRKMVTRVRIPGYVLVRMELTEDTWSVVRHTPGVTGFVGNAHNPTPLRFEEAFNMLKSLVEVKDVPTAKNIAAKGGVAVARPLPAEVDFEIGETITIKEGSFAGLPGSISEIKPESGKLTVLVSLFERETPVELSFDQVTKMI, encoded by the coding sequence GTGTCTGAACGATATTCCGACGACGCCGACTGGGCGACCGCCGCAGAGCAGTCCAGCGAGGAGGACGAGGCCCAGGAGGGCAACGTGCTCGCCGCCGAGGAGCTCTCGGTCACCTCTGCCGAGCACGTCGCGGTCCACGTCGAGGACGAGGACGGCGAGCAGGAGACGGAAGACATCGACATCGACATCGACGACCCGGAGGCGGACGCCATCGTGAACGACGCTCTGAACCTGGACGAAGCCGCGGAGTCCGAAGCCGCCGCCGAGGTCCTCAACGATTCCGTGGCCGAGGAGGTCGCGGAGCAGGAGGCCGAGGCGGCCGACGAGGTCACCCCGTACGAGGGACCTGACGTGAACGGCGAGGACGACCGTCCCGCCGCCGAGTCCGACGACGACGAGTCGGCTTCCGAGGAAGACCCGTACGAGGCCTTCCGCATGGACCTGCGCATGCTCCCCGGCAAGTGGTACGTCATCCACTCGTACGCCGGCTTCGAGCGCAAGGTCAAGGCGAACATCGAGCAGCGCAAGTCGACGCTCGAGGTCGAGGACGAGATCTACCAGGTCGAGGTCCCGATGGAGGACGTCGTCGAGATCAAGAACGGCCAGCGCAAGATGGTCACCCGTGTGCGCATCCCCGGCTACGTGCTGGTGCGCATGGAGCTCACGGAAGACACCTGGTCGGTCGTGCGGCACACCCCCGGCGTCACCGGCTTCGTGGGCAACGCCCACAACCCGACGCCGCTGCGCTTCGAAGAGGCCTTCAACATGCTGAAGTCCCTCGTCGAGGTCAAGGACGTCCCGACCGCCAAGAACATCGCGGCCAAGGGCGGCGTCGCCGTCGCCCGCCCGCTTCCCGCCGAGGTCGACTTCGAGATCGGCGAGACCATCACGATCAAGGAGGGCTCGTTCGCGGGTCTTCCCGGTTCGATCAGCGAGATCAAGCCGGAGAGCGGCAAGCTCACGGTCCTCGTCTCCCTCTTCGAGCGCGAGACCCCGGTCGAGCTGTCGTTCGACCAGGTCACCAAGATGATCTGA
- the secE gene encoding preprotein translocase subunit SecE produces MDQDEPRGDVVAAGATRQKKGNPFSRFFGGIALFIRQVIAELRKVVTPTRKELFKFTGVVLVFVLIVMGIVYGLDYVFGLLTHYVFGIPG; encoded by the coding sequence ATGGATCAGGACGAACCGCGCGGCGACGTCGTCGCGGCCGGCGCCACGCGCCAGAAGAAGGGCAACCCCTTCTCCCGGTTCTTCGGGGGCATCGCCCTGTTCATCCGCCAGGTCATCGCCGAACTGCGCAAGGTCGTCACCCCGACCCGCAAGGAGCTTTTCAAGTTCACGGGTGTGGTGCTCGTCTTCGTCCTGATCGTCATGGGCATCGTCTACGGTCTCGACTACGTCTTCGGGCTCCTGACGCACTACGTGTTCGGAATCCCTGGCTGA
- a CDS encoding HSP90 family protein, with protein MSGDVQQFQVDLRGVVDLLSRHIYSSPRVYLRELLQNARDAIAARREVDGGGSRIRITPLTAQTGEFVLRDDGVGLTAAEVADLLATVGRSSKRDIFDLPRSDFLGQFGIGLLSCFMVADTIVIRSRSARGGPAVEWTGSADGTFRVAEIDDDLPIGTSVHLVPRFDADELLRPAAVHELATTFGEFLPVRVTIDAPGGDIDVTREPPFLDPAADIEAAVQYGRDLLGAAPLDVIPLSEPATGTQGLAYVLPFAPPPGARQATRMYLGRMLLSERVDDVLPDWAFFVRAVVDSTGLAPTASRESLVEDTALEHVREQLGAGIRRWVLELGLREPHRLAQFVAVHEVGLKSLVRHDEELARFITRWLTVETTHGTMRIGELVERYPHVRYAQTVDEFRQVAGISPSDEVLVNGGYLYDADLIRLLPDLYPQVTVEQVDVTGELDRLDPPPLDDRDIAMALESRAGAVLAASDCAVVVRAIDRPELTGLYVADPEVLRTIDRGRTKGIASTLWGGVLDRIDQTLSSARDDDLTARLCLNWSNRVVRALVRVEDDAVFARTVQLLYIQALLAGHHPLSDADRALMTSALSDLVSLSAGIEGDTLPFDAR; from the coding sequence GTGAGTGGGGATGTGCAGCAGTTCCAGGTGGATCTGCGCGGAGTCGTCGATCTGCTCAGCCGGCACATCTACTCCAGTCCCCGGGTCTATCTGCGGGAGCTGCTCCAGAACGCGAGGGACGCGATCGCGGCGCGCCGTGAGGTCGACGGGGGCGGGAGCCGCATCCGCATCACGCCGCTCACCGCGCAGACCGGTGAGTTCGTGCTCCGCGACGACGGGGTGGGCCTGACCGCAGCCGAGGTCGCCGATCTGCTCGCGACCGTCGGACGCAGCTCCAAGCGGGACATCTTCGACCTCCCCCGGAGCGACTTCCTCGGCCAGTTCGGCATCGGGCTGCTGAGCTGCTTCATGGTCGCCGACACCATCGTCATCCGCTCCCGCAGCGCCAGAGGCGGACCCGCGGTGGAGTGGACGGGCAGCGCCGACGGCACGTTCCGCGTCGCGGAGATCGACGACGACCTGCCGATCGGCACCAGCGTGCACCTCGTGCCGCGCTTCGACGCCGACGAGCTGCTGCGGCCGGCGGCCGTGCACGAGCTCGCGACCACGTTCGGGGAGTTCCTGCCGGTGCGGGTGACCATCGACGCGCCGGGCGGGGACATCGACGTGACGCGCGAGCCGCCCTTCCTCGACCCCGCCGCCGACATCGAGGCGGCCGTGCAGTACGGTCGCGACCTGCTCGGGGCCGCCCCGCTGGACGTGATCCCGCTGAGCGAGCCGGCGACCGGGACGCAGGGCCTGGCGTACGTGCTGCCCTTCGCACCCCCGCCCGGCGCCCGCCAGGCGACCCGTATGTACCTGGGGCGCATGCTGCTGTCCGAGCGCGTCGACGACGTCCTGCCCGACTGGGCCTTCTTCGTGCGCGCCGTCGTCGACTCCACCGGCCTCGCGCCGACCGCGAGCCGCGAATCCCTCGTCGAGGACACGGCCCTGGAGCACGTCCGGGAGCAGCTCGGCGCCGGGATCCGCCGCTGGGTGCTCGAACTCGGGCTGCGCGAACCGCATCGTCTCGCGCAGTTCGTCGCCGTGCACGAGGTCGGACTCAAGTCCCTGGTGCGCCACGATGAGGAGCTCGCGCGCTTCATCACCCGCTGGCTCACCGTGGAGACGACGCACGGCACGATGCGGATCGGCGAGCTCGTGGAGCGTTACCCTCACGTGCGCTACGCCCAGACCGTCGACGAGTTCCGCCAGGTGGCGGGCATCTCCCCCTCGGACGAGGTGCTCGTCAACGGCGGCTACCTCTATGACGCCGATCTGATCCGCCTGCTCCCCGACCTCTACCCGCAGGTCACGGTCGAGCAGGTCGATGTGACCGGGGAGCTCGATCGCCTCGACCCGCCGCCGCTCGACGACCGGGACATCGCGATGGCGTTGGAGTCCCGCGCCGGCGCCGTGCTCGCCGCCTCCGACTGTGCCGTCGTGGTCAGGGCGATCGATCGCCCCGAGCTGACCGGGCTCTACGTCGCGGATCCCGAGGTGCTGCGGACGATCGATCGCGGACGCACCAAGGGCATCGCGAGCACGCTCTGGGGCGGGGTGCTCGACCGCATCGACCAGACGCTCTCGTCCGCGCGAGACGACGACCTCACGGCGCGGCTGTGCCTGAACTGGTCCAACCGCGTCGTCCGCGCCCTCGTCCGCGTCGAGGACGACGCCGTGTTCGCGCGCACGGTCCAACTCCTCTACATCCAGGCGCTCCTCGCAGGTCACCACCCGCTCTCGGACGCCGATCGGGCGCTCATGACCAGCGCCCTCTCCGACCTCGTCTCGCTCTCCGCCGGGATCGAGGGGGACACGCTCCCCTTCGACGCGCGCTGA
- the poxB gene encoding ubiquinone-dependent pyruvate dehydrogenase: protein MANVAENIVKTLNANGVDRVYGIPGDSLNGLTDALRKDGRIRWVHVRHEESAAFAAAADAGTTGDLAVVAGSCGPGNLHLINGLYDAQRSRVPVLAIAAHIPTVEIGTGYFQETHPQELFRECSVYVEYVADPSQMPRLMEIAMRAAIEQRGVAVLVIPGDVALSEIADDRAVVIERTRPLIQPSGPELEKAATMLNAAKKVTILAGAGVEGAHDEVIALADALGAPIVHALRGKEFIEYDNPFDVGMTGLLGFASGYRAMEAADTLLVLGSDFPYEQFYPEHATTIQVDIRGSQLGKRHPLDLGLVGDVKATAEALLPRLARKDDRGHLDDAVAHYRKTRKKLDELAVPAKGKRPIHPQYLARLLDEYAADDAIFTADVGSPTVWAARYLSMTEGRRLIGSFTHGSMANALMHGIGAQVAHPDRQVVALAGDGGLAMMLGELLTLTQNGLPVKTIVVNNSSLNFVELEMKAAGFVTYGTGLDNPSFAAIAEAMGIFARRVERSEDLPEAVREVLAHDGPALLDVVTERQELSMPPAIEAAQVKGFALYAIRTVMSGRGDELLDLARANWRQLF from the coding sequence ATGGCCAACGTCGCTGAGAACATCGTCAAGACTCTGAACGCCAACGGAGTCGACCGGGTCTACGGCATCCCGGGCGACTCCCTGAACGGACTCACGGACGCCCTCCGCAAGGACGGCCGGATCCGCTGGGTGCACGTACGCCACGAGGAGTCCGCCGCCTTCGCCGCCGCGGCCGACGCCGGCACCACCGGAGACCTCGCCGTCGTGGCGGGCTCGTGCGGCCCCGGCAACCTGCACCTCATCAACGGCCTGTACGACGCGCAGCGCTCCCGCGTGCCGGTGCTGGCCATCGCCGCGCACATCCCGACCGTCGAGATCGGCACCGGGTACTTCCAGGAAACCCACCCGCAGGAGCTGTTCCGCGAGTGCAGCGTGTACGTCGAATACGTCGCTGACCCGTCGCAGATGCCGCGGCTGATGGAGATCGCGATGCGCGCGGCCATCGAGCAGCGCGGCGTCGCCGTCCTCGTGATCCCCGGTGACGTGGCGCTGTCCGAGATCGCGGACGACCGCGCCGTGGTGATCGAGCGCACCCGCCCGCTGATCCAGCCCAGCGGCCCGGAGCTGGAGAAGGCCGCGACCATGCTGAACGCGGCGAAGAAGGTCACCATCCTCGCCGGGGCCGGCGTGGAGGGCGCGCACGACGAGGTGATCGCGCTCGCCGACGCGCTCGGAGCCCCCATCGTCCACGCGCTGCGGGGCAAGGAGTTCATCGAGTACGACAACCCGTTCGACGTCGGGATGACCGGGCTGCTCGGCTTCGCGTCCGGCTACCGGGCCATGGAGGCCGCCGACACGCTCCTCGTCCTCGGCAGCGACTTCCCGTACGAGCAGTTCTACCCGGAGCACGCGACCACCATCCAGGTCGACATCCGCGGGTCCCAGCTCGGCAAGCGGCACCCGCTCGACCTTGGCCTCGTCGGTGACGTGAAGGCGACCGCCGAAGCCCTGCTGCCCCGTCTCGCGCGGAAGGACGACCGCGGCCACCTCGACGACGCCGTGGCCCACTACCGGAAGACGCGGAAGAAGCTCGACGAGCTCGCGGTGCCGGCCAAGGGAAAGCGGCCCATCCATCCGCAGTACCTCGCCCGACTGCTGGACGAGTATGCCGCCGACGACGCGATCTTCACCGCCGACGTGGGCTCGCCCACCGTCTGGGCCGCGCGCTACCTGTCCATGACCGAGGGGCGCCGGCTGATCGGATCGTTCACGCACGGCTCGATGGCGAACGCCCTGATGCACGGCATCGGCGCGCAGGTCGCGCATCCGGATCGTCAGGTCGTGGCGCTCGCCGGCGACGGCGGCCTCGCGATGATGCTCGGCGAGCTGCTCACGCTCACCCAGAACGGTCTCCCGGTCAAGACGATCGTGGTGAACAACTCGTCGCTGAACTTCGTGGAGCTGGAGATGAAGGCCGCCGGCTTCGTCACCTACGGCACCGGGTTGGACAACCCCAGCTTCGCGGCGATCGCCGAGGCCATGGGCATCTTCGCCCGTCGGGTGGAGCGCAGCGAGGATCTGCCGGAGGCCGTCCGCGAGGTCCTCGCGCACGATGGTCCCGCGCTCCTCGACGTCGTGACCGAGCGCCAGGAGCTGTCCATGCCGCCCGCGATCGAGGCCGCGCAGGTCAAGGGCTTCGCGCTCTACGCCATCCGCACGGTCATGTCGGGTCGCGGCGACGAGCTGCTCGACCTCGCACGGGCGAACTGGCGTCAGCTCTTCTGA
- a CDS encoding pyridoxamine 5'-phosphate oxidase family protein, with amino-acid sequence MSAHTDPVQSLTAEQSWEHLRSQELGRLVTRVGETIDIFPVNYAVDGEGLLFRTAPGSKLFELTVNADVLFEVDDHTDTAAWSVIVRGRAEALETDADIERAEAAGLRPWIPTDKRVYVRIAPTSVSGRAFRRDPEPDRDGPQEY; translated from the coding sequence ATGAGTGCGCACACGGATCCGGTCCAGTCCCTCACCGCGGAGCAGAGCTGGGAGCACCTGCGCAGCCAGGAGCTCGGGCGGCTCGTGACCCGGGTCGGCGAGACCATCGACATCTTCCCCGTGAACTATGCCGTGGACGGCGAAGGACTCCTGTTCCGCACGGCCCCCGGGAGCAAGCTGTTCGAGCTGACGGTCAACGCCGACGTGCTCTTCGAGGTCGACGACCACACGGACACCGCCGCCTGGAGCGTCATCGTGCGCGGGCGTGCGGAGGCTCTGGAGACCGACGCCGACATCGAGCGGGCGGAGGCGGCGGGTCTGCGTCCGTGGATCCCGACCGACAAGCGCGTGTACGTGCGCATCGCCCCGACGTCGGTGTCCGGCCGCGCGTTCCGGCGCGATCCCGAGCCCGACCGGGACGGCCCGCAGGAGTACTGA
- a CDS encoding NAD-dependent succinate-semialdehyde dehydrogenase, producing the protein MTDYAVVNPATGETLASYDTFTDAQIEEAVAAADEAHREWSRSTTVADRAALLRRAAELHRERREELADIFVREMGKPREAALGEVDFAADIAEYYADQAEDIMADQPIKILGEGSAIIRRSSLGPLVGIMPWNFPAYQIVRFAAPNLIVGNTILLKPAPQCPESSSAIEAIYHDAGFPKGAYQNVLATNDQIAAMIADWRVQGVSLTGSERAGAAVAEVAGRNLKKVALELGGSDPFIVLSTDDLDATVQAGVDARLDNNGQACNGAKRFIIVDDLYDAFVEKFTAAMAAVEATDPTLDDTVLGPVSSEAAAENLQKQIDTAVAQGATLLTGGTRDGAFFAPTVLADVTREMDVYREELFGPAAVVYRVADEEAAVALANDTTFGLGSYVFTTDEAQAERVADRIEAGMVYVNLVLADSPELPFGGIKRSGTARELGHLAADEFVNKKLIRIG; encoded by the coding sequence ATGACCGACTACGCCGTCGTCAACCCCGCCACCGGCGAGACCCTGGCGTCGTACGACACGTTCACCGACGCGCAGATCGAGGAGGCCGTCGCCGCCGCGGACGAGGCCCACCGCGAGTGGTCGCGCTCCACCACGGTCGCCGACCGTGCCGCGCTGCTGCGCCGTGCAGCCGAGCTGCACCGCGAGCGCCGCGAGGAGCTGGCCGACATCTTCGTGCGCGAGATGGGCAAGCCGCGGGAAGCCGCACTCGGCGAGGTCGACTTCGCCGCCGACATCGCGGAGTACTACGCGGACCAGGCCGAGGACATCATGGCCGACCAGCCCATCAAGATCCTCGGGGAGGGGTCGGCGATCATCCGCCGCTCCTCGCTGGGACCGCTCGTGGGCATCATGCCGTGGAACTTCCCGGCGTACCAGATCGTGCGCTTCGCCGCGCCGAACCTGATCGTCGGCAACACGATCCTCCTGAAGCCCGCGCCGCAGTGCCCGGAGTCGTCGAGCGCGATCGAGGCGATCTACCACGACGCCGGCTTCCCCAAGGGTGCGTACCAGAACGTGCTCGCCACGAACGACCAGATCGCGGCGATGATCGCGGACTGGCGGGTTCAGGGCGTGTCGCTGACCGGCTCCGAGCGTGCCGGCGCCGCGGTCGCCGAGGTCGCGGGCCGCAACCTCAAGAAGGTCGCACTGGAGCTCGGCGGGTCCGACCCGTTCATCGTGCTCTCCACCGACGACCTCGACGCCACCGTGCAGGCGGGCGTGGACGCGCGCCTCGACAACAACGGGCAGGCCTGCAACGGCGCCAAGCGCTTCATCATCGTCGACGACCTCTACGACGCGTTCGTGGAGAAGTTCACGGCGGCGATGGCGGCCGTAGAGGCGACCGATCCCACGCTCGACGACACGGTCCTCGGCCCGGTCTCGTCGGAGGCGGCGGCGGAGAACCTGCAGAAGCAGATCGACACCGCCGTGGCCCAGGGTGCGACCCTGCTCACGGGCGGCACGCGCGACGGGGCGTTCTTCGCACCGACCGTGCTCGCCGACGTGACCCGGGAGATGGACGTCTACCGCGAGGAGCTGTTCGGCCCCGCGGCCGTCGTCTACCGTGTCGCGGACGAGGAGGCGGCGGTCGCGCTGGCCAACGACACCACGTTCGGTCTCGGCTCCTACGTCTTCACGACGGACGAGGCGCAGGCGGAGCGGGTGGCCGACAGGATCGAGGCCGGCATGGTCTACGTGAACCTCGTGCTCGCCGACAGCCCCGAGCTCCCGTTCGGCGGCATCAAGCGCAGCGGCACGGCTCGGGAGCTCGGCCACCTCGCCGCCGACGAGTTCGTCAACAAGAAGCTGATCCGCATCGGCTGA
- a CDS encoding NAD-dependent succinate-semialdehyde dehydrogenase, which translates to MSTQNEQALLDSIPTGLFIGGEWIEGETGATFDVKDPSTNQVIRTIADATPADGIRALDAAVAAQDEWAATAPRVRGEILRRAFDLVQERKEDLALLMTLEMGKPLAEARGEVAYGGEFLRWFSEEAVRISGRYGLNPEGTGHMIVSQRPVGPSFFVTPWNFPFAMATRKIAPALAAGCTVVIKPPALTPLTTIFFTTLLEEAGLPKGVVNVVQTSKSSALSAPIIADPRLRKLSFTGSTEVGRKLIAQAAEGVLRVSMELGGNAPFVVFDDADLDKAVDGALAAKFRNIGQACTAANRFIVHKDVAGEFAKRVTERVNGMKIGRGTEEGVAIGPLIDEDAVAKAGELVDDAVERGATLLAGGKALEGTGTFYEPTVLTDVVPGSAILREEIFGPVLAIATFETEDEAVRLANDTEYGLVSYVFTENLQRGQRMIDALETGMMGLNVGVVSNAAAPFGGVKQSGVGREGGFEGIHEYLSTKYTLIPVS; encoded by the coding sequence ATGAGCACTCAGAACGAGCAGGCGCTGCTCGACAGCATCCCCACCGGCCTCTTCATCGGCGGGGAGTGGATCGAGGGGGAGACCGGCGCGACCTTCGACGTCAAGGACCCCTCGACGAACCAGGTGATCCGCACGATCGCCGACGCCACCCCCGCGGACGGCATCCGGGCGCTCGACGCCGCCGTCGCCGCGCAGGACGAGTGGGCCGCGACGGCGCCGCGCGTGCGCGGCGAAATCCTCCGCCGGGCGTTCGATCTCGTGCAGGAGCGCAAGGAGGACCTCGCGCTGCTGATGACGCTCGAGATGGGCAAGCCCCTCGCCGAGGCCCGCGGCGAGGTCGCCTACGGCGGCGAATTCCTCCGCTGGTTCAGCGAGGAGGCCGTGCGCATCAGCGGCCGCTACGGCCTGAACCCCGAGGGCACCGGTCACATGATCGTGTCGCAGCGCCCCGTCGGTCCGTCGTTCTTCGTCACGCCGTGGAACTTCCCGTTCGCCATGGCCACGCGCAAGATCGCCCCCGCCCTCGCCGCCGGCTGCACCGTGGTGATCAAGCCCCCGGCACTCACGCCGCTCACGACCATCTTCTTCACGACCCTGCTCGAAGAGGCCGGTCTGCCCAAGGGCGTCGTCAACGTCGTGCAGACCTCGAAGTCGAGCGCCCTGTCGGCGCCGATCATCGCCGACCCGCGTCTGCGCAAGCTGTCCTTCACCGGGTCGACCGAGGTCGGCCGCAAGCTCATCGCGCAGGCCGCCGAGGGCGTGCTCCGGGTGTCGATGGAGCTCGGCGGCAACGCCCCCTTCGTCGTGTTCGACGACGCGGACCTCGACAAGGCCGTGGACGGCGCTCTCGCCGCGAAGTTCCGCAACATCGGTCAGGCCTGCACGGCGGCGAACCGCTTCATCGTGCACAAGGACGTCGCGGGCGAGTTCGCCAAGCGCGTCACCGAGCGTGTCAACGGCATGAAGATCGGCCGCGGCACGGAGGAGGGCGTGGCGATCGGCCCGCTCATCGACGAGGACGCCGTGGCCAAGGCCGGCGAGCTCGTGGACGACGCCGTCGAGCGCGGAGCGACCCTGCTCGCGGGCGGCAAGGCGCTCGAGGGCACCGGCACGTTCTACGAGCCCACGGTCCTCACCGACGTCGTCCCCGGTTCCGCGATCCTCCGCGAGGAGATCTTCGGTCCGGTGCTCGCGATCGCGACCTTCGAGACCGAGGACGAGGCCGTGCGCCTCGCCAACGACACCGAGTACGGCCTGGTCTCCTACGTCTTCACCGAGAACCTGCAGCGCGGTCAGCGGATGATCGACGCGCTGGAGACGGGCATGATGGGTCTCAACGTGGGTGTCGTCTCCAACGCGGCGGCTCCCTTCGGCGGCGTCAAGCAGTCCGGCGTCGGCCGCGAGGGCGGCTTCGAGGGCATCCACGAGTACCTGTCCACCAAGTACACGCTGATCCCGGTCTCCTGA